A part of Vibrio sp. B1FLJ16 genomic DNA contains:
- the malZ gene encoding maltodextrin glucosidase translates to MALPFIFHSQTPDGLSFDQDKITVFLKTENIIFDAVYVRSEPDNEEFLTEMQPVGTVGELKLWQATFKPNKDRDVTHYVFKLVRQEQQFWLDGLGVQKRVPPKEFHFKVNVKNQPPEWVQQQVFYQIFPDRFSASKDEQAIRQGYATHNPEAIVKSWGEEVGSHQNTGSKEFFGGDLKGVEQKLDYLENLGVTALYLNPIFCSPSNHKYDTTDYFTVDPMFGSNEQFAQLCEKIRAKKMKIVLDAVFNHTSVHHPWFDMKMEGEGAYGHPKSKYRSFYFFEGDSDNYIGWKGISSLPVLNFDNEKIRDYIYQGDESVIKYWLKPPYSVDGWRFDVIHMLGEGEGAKNNAHYVEAFRQATKSVNPDAYVLGEHFFEATQWLQGEQEDGAMNYYGFAHPVRAFIANQDIMYDPIKIDALEFKHWMDEARAKIPFANQLSQLNQLDSHDTARFLTLVGSDEKKMHIALTLLMTYVGVPCIYYGDEVGLEGGLDPDNRRCFPWQNKEKMCWLDSYRHWIAIRKRFPSLQSGSLQWLDCGDGTLVYARQLGKEAVVIVINMKGEAIRTDLPLWQLGLNVKHLTDLLEPSKTINYKNNLSVDIEGLSSKVWLLE, encoded by the coding sequence ATGGCCCTTCCTTTTATTTTCCATAGCCAGACACCTGATGGTCTGTCATTTGACCAAGATAAGATCACGGTATTTCTCAAGACAGAAAATATCATCTTTGATGCGGTTTACGTGCGCTCAGAGCCTGACAACGAAGAGTTTCTGACGGAGATGCAGCCTGTAGGTACGGTTGGGGAGCTTAAATTGTGGCAAGCGACATTCAAACCTAACAAAGACAGAGATGTGACTCATTATGTCTTTAAATTGGTTCGGCAAGAGCAGCAGTTCTGGCTGGATGGACTAGGTGTACAAAAGCGCGTGCCACCGAAAGAGTTCCACTTTAAGGTGAATGTTAAAAACCAGCCGCCAGAGTGGGTTCAACAACAAGTCTTCTACCAGATTTTTCCTGATCGATTTTCCGCGAGTAAAGATGAGCAAGCGATTCGTCAGGGTTATGCTACCCACAATCCTGAAGCGATTGTAAAGTCGTGGGGAGAGGAAGTAGGAAGTCATCAAAATACCGGAAGTAAGGAGTTCTTTGGTGGTGACTTAAAAGGGGTCGAACAGAAGTTAGACTACCTTGAAAACCTTGGTGTAACCGCCTTGTACCTTAATCCGATTTTTTGTTCTCCAAGTAATCATAAATACGATACGACAGATTACTTCACCGTAGACCCTATGTTTGGCAGCAATGAACAATTTGCTCAGCTGTGTGAAAAGATACGTGCGAAGAAAATGAAAATTGTCTTAGATGCAGTGTTTAATCATACCTCTGTCCATCACCCTTGGTTCGATATGAAAATGGAAGGCGAAGGGGCTTATGGCCATCCGAAATCTAAGTATCGTAGCTTTTACTTTTTTGAAGGTGACAGTGACAATTATATTGGCTGGAAGGGGATCAGTAGCCTGCCTGTGCTGAACTTCGACAATGAAAAGATACGTGATTACATTTATCAGGGGGATGAATCAGTGATTAAATACTGGTTGAAGCCACCTTATTCCGTAGATGGCTGGCGCTTTGACGTGATTCATATGTTAGGCGAAGGCGAGGGAGCCAAGAACAACGCGCACTATGTTGAGGCTTTCCGGCAGGCAACAAAATCAGTAAACCCCGATGCGTATGTACTGGGAGAGCACTTTTTTGAGGCGACTCAATGGCTACAGGGTGAACAAGAAGACGGGGCGATGAATTATTACGGCTTTGCTCACCCGGTAAGAGCTTTTATTGCGAATCAAGATATCATGTACGATCCAATCAAAATAGATGCGTTAGAGTTTAAACATTGGATGGATGAAGCCAGAGCAAAGATTCCTTTTGCGAATCAGTTGTCGCAACTCAACCAGCTTGATAGTCACGATACTGCCAGGTTCCTTACGCTGGTTGGAAGCGACGAGAAAAAAATGCATATCGCACTCACCTTGCTGATGACTTACGTGGGAGTGCCTTGCATTTATTACGGCGATGAAGTCGGACTGGAAGGTGGCCTTGACCCGGATAATCGGCGTTGTTTCCCTTGGCAGAATAAAGAAAAGATGTGCTGGCTGGATAGTTACAGACATTGGATTGCTATCCGTAAACGGTTCCCGAGTTTGCAGTCCGGCAGTTTACAGTGGTTAGATTGTGGTGATGGCACATTAGTGTATGCAAGACAACTTGGTAAGGAAGCGGTAGTAATCGTAATAAATATGAAGGGGGAGGCGATTAGAACTGATTTACCACTCTGGCAGTTAGGTTTGAATGTTAAACACTTAACGGATCTACTAGAGCCAAGCAAAACTATTAATTATAAGAATAACCTTTCAGTAGATATCGAAGGACTGAGCAGTAAAGTCTGGCTTTTAGAATGA
- the dusC gene encoding tRNA dihydrouridine(16) synthase DusC: MRVVLGPMEGVLDHLMRQILTEINDYDLCVTEFVRVIDQLLPDHVFHRLCPELLQGSQTASGVPVHVQLLGQEPNWMAENAIKAAQLGAHGIDINFGCPAKMVNKSKGGAALLQHPELIYQVVKACREAVPAEIPVSAKIRLGWENPEDCFEIVDAIQSAGANELTVHARTKQGGYKASEIKWEYITKIRKRFSIPLIANGEIWNYEDGQRCIETTGVDSLMVCRGAFNIPNLGNMVKHNQQPMSWPEVVELLIYYSKFEMKGDKGLYYPNRVKQWFAYLRQAYPEAQELFREIRTFNKAAPIVEHIQRYQDALIEANSQVA; the protein is encoded by the coding sequence ATGCGAGTTGTATTAGGCCCAATGGAAGGCGTGCTAGACCATTTGATGCGCCAAATTTTGACCGAAATAAACGACTATGACCTCTGTGTGACTGAATTCGTTCGAGTGATCGATCAGCTACTGCCAGATCACGTCTTCCATCGCTTGTGTCCTGAGCTTCTACAAGGTTCTCAGACTGCATCTGGCGTTCCTGTACATGTGCAGTTATTGGGTCAGGAGCCTAACTGGATGGCAGAGAACGCAATCAAAGCTGCCCAGCTTGGTGCCCACGGTATCGATATCAACTTTGGTTGCCCAGCTAAGATGGTCAACAAAAGCAAAGGTGGCGCTGCGCTATTGCAACACCCAGAACTGATTTACCAAGTAGTAAAAGCTTGTCGCGAAGCCGTACCTGCCGAGATCCCCGTTAGTGCGAAAATCCGTCTTGGCTGGGAAAACCCTGAAGACTGTTTTGAAATTGTGGATGCGATCCAATCCGCCGGTGCAAACGAGCTGACCGTTCATGCCCGAACCAAACAAGGTGGCTATAAAGCATCAGAGATAAAATGGGAATACATCACTAAAATCCGTAAACGATTTAGTATCCCTTTAATCGCTAATGGTGAAATCTGGAACTACGAAGACGGGCAACGCTGTATTGAAACCACGGGGGTTGATTCTCTGATGGTCTGCCGCGGCGCTTTTAATATCCCAAACTTGGGCAATATGGTGAAACACAACCAACAGCCAATGTCCTGGCCAGAAGTGGTAGAACTGCTGATTTACTATTCTAAGTTTGAAATGAAAGGTGATAAAGGGTTGTACTACCCTAACCGGGTTAAACAGTGGTTCGCATACCTTCGTCAGGCTTACCCGGAAGCACAAGAATTGTTCCGCGAAATCCGTACGTTCAATAAAGCGGCACCAATTGTTGAACACATCCAAAGATATCAGGACGCATTGATCGAAGCTAATTCACAAGTCGCTTAA
- a CDS encoding SEC-C metal-binding domain-containing protein: MQYTLIEKGEVQLDESSLFIEGAVLAANLTTKPLAPETWLEPLLGEHFKTIQPAVEEQIHKQHNRILRNEYSVLELTDKAPEQLADFAEGFMSVWSLIEEQWQDVELNDGLQRMLQALLTTMMLAIDEEATQQHMRDAGIETPPALGDLIEQLDLMVGEVALGADALMVGNKSQSLNPFKGVGRNDPCPCESGKKFKQCCGK, translated from the coding sequence ATGCAATATACATTGATTGAAAAAGGTGAAGTTCAGCTAGATGAATCTTCGCTGTTTATTGAAGGCGCGGTATTAGCCGCCAACTTAACAACCAAACCATTAGCTCCGGAAACTTGGTTAGAGCCACTTTTAGGTGAACACTTTAAGACTATTCAACCTGCTGTTGAAGAGCAAATTCACAAGCAGCACAACCGAATTTTACGTAATGAATACTCGGTGCTTGAACTAACCGACAAAGCTCCAGAGCAGTTGGCTGATTTCGCTGAAGGTTTTATGTCCGTTTGGTCATTGATTGAAGAGCAGTGGCAGGATGTAGAGCTCAACGATGGCTTACAACGTATGTTGCAAGCGCTTCTAACGACAATGATGCTAGCGATAGATGAAGAGGCTACTCAGCAGCATATGCGAGATGCGGGTATTGAAACGCCTCCTGCATTGGGCGATCTTATCGAACAGTTAGATTTAATGGTCGGTGAAGTAGCATTGGGTGCTGACGCACTGATGGTCGGTAACAAGTCGCAAAGTTTGAACCCTTTTAAAGGCGTTGGACGTAACGATCCTTGTCCATGTGAAAGTGGCAAGAAGTTCAAACAATGCTGTGGTAAGTAA
- the dsbB gene encoding disulfide bond formation protein DsbB: MNIFRSLNQFSKGRLSWLLLLLFVIFFEACALYFQHVMMLAPCVMCIYERVAMLGVGVAAIIGFISPSNPLFRWLGLITWGFSAFKGLLLASQHVDYQFNPSPFATCDLFVTFPDWAPLNRWAPWMFEAYGDCSKIVWQFLTLSMPQWLVVIFAANLVFLAFVVIAQFFPAKRSNPIR; this comes from the coding sequence GTGAACATTTTTAGATCACTTAACCAGTTTTCCAAGGGGCGCTTATCTTGGCTGCTTCTCCTATTGTTTGTCATTTTCTTTGAAGCATGTGCCCTCTACTTTCAACATGTCATGATGTTAGCACCATGTGTAATGTGTATTTATGAGCGAGTTGCGATGCTGGGAGTGGGAGTTGCTGCGATAATTGGGTTTATTTCTCCAAGTAACCCACTGTTCCGTTGGTTGGGTCTGATTACATGGGGATTCAGCGCTTTCAAAGGATTACTGCTTGCATCACAGCATGTAGATTACCAGTTCAATCCATCGCCATTCGCAACCTGTGATCTGTTCGTTACCTTCCCAGACTGGGCACCACTGAACCGATGGGCTCCTTGGATGTTTGAAGCTTATGGCGATTGTTCTAAAATCGTATGGCAGTTCTTAACATTATCAATGCCGCAGTGGTTAGTCGTCATTTTCGCTGCGAACTTAGTGTTCTTGGCTTTTGTCGTGATAGCTCAGTTTTTCCCGGCAAAACGCAGCAACCCGATCCGCTAG
- the nhaB gene encoding Na(+)/H(+) antiporter NhaB: MPISLGNAFIKNFLGKAPDWYKVAIIAFLIINPLVFFFISPFVAGWLLVAEFIFTLAMALKCYPLQPGGLLAIEAIAIGMTSPAQVKHELVANIEVLLLLIFMVAGIYFMKQLLLFIFTKILLGIRSKVLLSLAFCFAAAFLSAFLDALTVIAVVISVAVGFYSIYHKVASGSPIGDHDHTQDDTITELTRDDLEQYRAFLRSLLMHAGVGTALGGVTTMVGEPQNLIIADQAGWFFGEFLIRMSPVTIPVLFCGLITCALVEKLKVFGYGSELPNNVRQILVDYDQEERKTRTKQDVAKLWIQGFIAVWLIVALALHLAAVGLIGLSVIILATSFTGVIDEHSMGKAFEEALPFTALLAVFFSIVAVIIDQELFKPVIDAVLAVEDKGTQLALFYVANGLLSMVSDNVFVGTVYINEVKTALVEGLITREQFDLLAVAINTGTNLPSVATPNGQAAFLFLLTSAIAPLVRLSYGRMVIMALPYTIVLALVGLMGIMFFLEPATASFYEAGWISAHSGELTAPISSGH, encoded by the coding sequence ATGCCGATATCGCTCGGAAACGCTTTTATCAAGAACTTTCTCGGTAAAGCGCCTGACTGGTACAAAGTTGCCATTATAGCCTTCTTAATAATTAACCCTCTTGTATTCTTTTTTATAAGCCCTTTTGTCGCAGGATGGTTGTTGGTTGCTGAATTTATTTTCACACTGGCTATGGCATTAAAGTGTTACCCATTGCAGCCAGGCGGTTTACTTGCTATCGAAGCCATCGCTATTGGCATGACCAGCCCAGCTCAGGTGAAGCATGAATTAGTGGCGAATATCGAAGTATTACTACTTCTAATATTCATGGTTGCAGGCATCTATTTCATGAAACAGCTTCTGCTGTTCATTTTTACCAAAATACTACTCGGCATACGCTCAAAAGTACTCCTATCACTTGCATTCTGTTTTGCCGCAGCATTTCTATCCGCTTTCCTCGATGCATTGACAGTTATCGCCGTAGTTATCAGTGTCGCTGTCGGTTTCTACTCGATTTACCATAAAGTCGCTTCAGGCAGCCCTATCGGCGACCATGACCACACGCAAGATGACACCATCACAGAGTTGACTCGTGATGACTTAGAGCAATACCGCGCATTCTTACGTTCATTGCTTATGCACGCTGGCGTGGGTACCGCACTTGGCGGTGTGACCACAATGGTAGGTGAACCGCAGAACCTTATCATTGCGGATCAGGCAGGCTGGTTCTTTGGCGAGTTCCTGATTCGTATGTCACCAGTTACGATACCAGTACTTTTCTGCGGCCTTATCACTTGTGCGTTAGTAGAGAAACTCAAAGTCTTCGGTTACGGTTCTGAACTGCCAAACAACGTTCGCCAAATTTTGGTGGATTACGACCAAGAAGAGCGTAAGACACGTACCAAGCAAGATGTTGCGAAACTTTGGATTCAGGGTTTTATCGCGGTGTGGCTAATCGTTGCTCTTGCTCTTCACTTAGCCGCTGTGGGTCTGATTGGTCTTTCCGTTATTATACTTGCGACATCTTTCACTGGTGTGATTGACGAACACTCAATGGGCAAAGCGTTTGAAGAAGCACTGCCTTTTACCGCCCTGCTTGCAGTTTTCTTCTCGATTGTTGCCGTGATCATCGATCAAGAGCTATTTAAACCTGTCATCGATGCTGTACTTGCTGTTGAAGATAAGGGCACACAGCTTGCGCTGTTCTATGTCGCAAACGGCTTGTTATCCATGGTTTCAGATAACGTATTCGTCGGTACTGTTTACATCAACGAAGTAAAAACGGCTCTTGTAGAAGGCTTGATCACTCGCGAACAATTCGACTTATTGGCTGTGGCTATCAATACAGGTACAAACTTACCTTCAGTTGCAACGCCAAACGGACAAGCAGCGTTTCTATTCCTGCTTACCTCAGCCATTGCACCGCTAGTTCGCCTTTCTTATGGTCGAATGGTTATCATGGCGCTGCCATATACTATCGTACTCGCATTGGTAGGCCTTATGGGTATTATGTTCTTCCTCGAACCAGCGACGGCTTCTTTCTATGAGGCGGGGTGGATATCGGCGCACAGTGGTGAATTAACCGCTCCAATTTCGAGTGGCCACTAA
- the fadR gene encoding fatty acid metabolism transcriptional regulator FadR: protein MVIKAKSPAGFAEKYIIESIWNGRFPPGSILPAERELSELIGVTRTTLREVLQRLARDGWLTIQHGKPTKVNQFMETSGLHILDTLMTLDVDNATNIVEDLLAARTNISPIFMRYAFKVNKESSERTIKNVIESCEALVNASSWDEFIASSPYADKVLQNVKEENEKDEQKRQEILIAKTFNFYDYMLFQRLAFHSGNQIYGLIFNGLKKLYDRVGSYYFLNPASRDLALKFYRQLLDTCEGTKSEQLPVVIRHYGIDSALIWNEMKKELPTSFTEDDS, encoded by the coding sequence ATGGTCATAAAGGCGAAAAGCCCTGCTGGATTTGCAGAGAAGTATATTATCGAGAGCATTTGGAACGGCCGTTTTCCACCTGGCTCTATTTTACCTGCTGAGCGTGAGCTGTCTGAACTGATTGGTGTTACTCGAACTACGTTACGAGAGGTGCTGCAGCGACTGGCTCGAGATGGTTGGTTGACAATCCAACACGGTAAGCCAACAAAAGTGAATCAGTTTATGGAGACATCAGGTCTGCATATTTTGGATACGTTGATGACGTTGGATGTAGATAATGCAACGAATATTGTAGAAGATTTGCTTGCTGCACGTACAAATATCAGTCCAATTTTTATGCGCTATGCGTTTAAAGTTAACAAAGAGAGCTCTGAGCGAACCATTAAGAACGTTATCGAGTCTTGTGAAGCGCTTGTGAATGCATCCTCTTGGGATGAATTTATCGCTTCTTCACCGTATGCTGATAAAGTTCTGCAAAACGTTAAAGAAGAGAACGAGAAAGATGAACAGAAGCGCCAAGAGATTCTTATCGCTAAAACGTTCAACTTTTACGATTACATGCTTTTCCAACGCTTAGCATTTCATTCCGGCAACCAGATCTACGGTCTTATTTTTAATGGCCTGAAGAAGTTGTATGACCGTGTAGGTAGTTACTATTTCTTAAACCCTGCCTCTCGTGACCTTGCACTAAAGTTCTATCGTCAGCTTCTGGATACTTGTGAAGGTACAAAGAGTGAACAGCTCCCAGTTGTGATTCGTCATTACGGTATCGACAGTGCGCTTATCTGGAACGAGATGAAAAAGGAACTGCCAACCAGCTTCACTGAAGATGACAGCTAA
- the metG gene encoding methionine--tRNA ligase produces the protein MANDPRPLSSRKMLVTCALPYANGSIHLGHMLEHIQADIWVRYQRLRGNTVNFICADDAHGTPIMLKAQQMGITPEEMIAAVSEEHQKDFAGFDISFDNYHSTHSDENRELASHIYLELKKNGFISSRTISQLFDPEKEMFLPDRFVKGTCPKCKSEDQYGDNCDNCGETYSPTELINPKSAVSGATPVMKDSEHFFFDLPQFESMLKEWTRSGSLQAETANKMQEWFESGLQQWDISRDAPYFGFEIPGEKNKFFYVWLDAPIGYMGSFKNLCNKRDDLDFDEYWNKDSKTELYHFIGKDIVYFHSLFWPAMLEGSGFRKPNNVFVHGYVTVNGAKMSKSKGTFVKASTYLEHLDPECLRYYYAAKLNSRIDDLDLNLEDFTQRVNADVVNKIVNLASRNAGFIAKRFEGKLSDNFAEAELYNEFVAAADRIAELYETREFGRAIREITALADKANQYVDEKAPWVVAKEEGKDQELQEICSVGINLFRVLMTYLKPVMPALAARTEAFLNQELTWENISAPLTGHEITKFKALFNRIDPKNIEAMIEASKEDAAAEMAAKEKAEAEKNKASQTELDKDPIAEEIEFDAFAAVDMRIARIISCEEVPKANKLLKFQLDIGGETRQVFSGIKSAYKPEELEGKLTVMVANLKPRKMKFGMSEGMILAAGPGGSDLWILEPHEGAQPGMRVM, from the coding sequence ATGGCAAACGATCCAAGACCTCTTTCTTCAAGAAAAATGCTGGTAACTTGTGCCCTTCCGTACGCTAACGGTTCGATTCACCTTGGTCATATGCTTGAACATATCCAAGCAGATATCTGGGTTCGTTACCAACGCCTACGCGGCAACACTGTAAACTTCATCTGTGCTGACGATGCTCACGGCACGCCAATTATGCTTAAAGCGCAACAGATGGGTATTACTCCTGAAGAAATGATTGCCGCAGTTAGCGAAGAACACCAGAAAGACTTTGCTGGCTTTGATATCAGCTTTGATAACTACCACAGCACGCACTCAGATGAGAACCGCGAGCTGGCTTCGCACATCTACCTTGAACTGAAGAAAAACGGCTTTATCTCCAGCCGTACAATCTCTCAGTTGTTCGACCCAGAGAAAGAAATGTTCCTACCGGACCGTTTCGTAAAAGGTACGTGCCCGAAATGTAAGTCTGAAGACCAATACGGTGACAACTGTGATAACTGCGGTGAGACTTACAGCCCGACTGAACTAATCAACCCTAAATCTGCTGTTTCTGGTGCGACGCCAGTAATGAAAGATTCTGAGCACTTCTTCTTTGACCTGCCTCAGTTTGAAAGCATGCTAAAAGAGTGGACTCGCTCCGGCTCGCTGCAAGCTGAAACTGCAAACAAGATGCAAGAGTGGTTTGAGTCTGGTCTTCAACAGTGGGACATCTCGCGTGATGCGCCATACTTTGGCTTCGAGATCCCGGGCGAGAAAAACAAGTTCTTCTACGTATGGTTAGACGCGCCTATCGGCTACATGGGCTCTTTCAAAAACCTATGTAACAAACGTGACGATCTGGATTTCGACGAGTACTGGAACAAAGACAGCAAAACTGAACTATACCACTTCATCGGTAAAGACATTGTTTACTTCCACAGCCTGTTCTGGCCAGCAATGCTAGAAGGCTCAGGTTTCCGCAAGCCTAACAACGTATTCGTACACGGTTACGTAACGGTGAATGGCGCGAAAATGTCGAAGTCGAAAGGTACGTTTGTGAAAGCAAGCACTTACCTAGAGCACCTGGACCCAGAATGTCTGCGTTACTACTACGCAGCGAAGCTAAACAGCCGCATTGATGACCTGGATCTTAACCTTGAAGACTTCACTCAGCGCGTAAACGCTGACGTTGTTAACAAGATCGTTAACCTTGCATCACGTAACGCTGGTTTCATCGCAAAGCGTTTTGAAGGCAAGTTATCTGACAACTTTGCAGAGGCTGAGCTATACAACGAATTTGTTGCTGCTGCTGACCGTATCGCTGAGCTTTACGAAACGCGTGAATTTGGCCGAGCTATTCGTGAAATCACCGCGCTGGCAGACAAAGCAAACCAATACGTTGACGAGAAAGCACCTTGGGTTGTCGCAAAGGAAGAAGGCAAAGATCAGGAACTACAAGAAATCTGTTCTGTAGGCATCAACCTGTTCCGCGTATTGATGACTTACCTGAAACCAGTAATGCCAGCACTTGCTGCACGCACTGAAGCGTTCCTAAATCAGGAGCTGACTTGGGAAAACATCTCTGCGCCACTAACCGGTCACGAGATCACTAAGTTCAAGGCTCTGTTCAACCGTATTGATCCTAAGAACATCGAAGCGATGATCGAAGCATCAAAAGAAGATGCAGCAGCAGAAATGGCAGCAAAAGAAAAAGCTGAGGCAGAAAAGAATAAAGCTAGCCAAACTGAGCTAGATAAAGATCCAATCGCTGAAGAGATTGAGTTCGATGCTTTCGCCGCAGTTGATATGCGTATCGCTCGCATCATCTCTTGTGAGGAAGTGCCAAAGGCAAACAAACTGCTTAAATTCCAATTGGATATCGGTGGTGAAACTCGCCAGGTGTTCTCAGGTATTAAGTCAGCGTACAAACCTGAAGAGCTAGAAGGCAAGTTGACTGTAATGGTCGCAAACCTAAAACCTCGTAAGATGAAGTTTGGTATGTCTGAAGGTATGATCCTGGCAGCAGGCCCTGGTGGCAGCGATCTTTGGATTCTTGAGCCACATGAAGGTGCTCAGCCTGGTATGCGCGTAATGTAG
- the apbC gene encoding iron-sulfur cluster carrier protein ApbC — translation MHQFTSKQDFCHWFNQFQHPQLVEGWADIHGALSITAQGEVDITLPFSSNELPVALHDWIKQQQASGSVPEFPFNIEQSVKALETHVTNAVKGVKNIIAVSSAKGGVGKSTTAVNLALAIAHSGAKVGLLDADIYGPSVPMMLGQEDARPEVRDAKWMEPIFAHGIYTHSIGYLVDKSEAAIWRGPMASKALSQLLTETDWPELDYLVIDMPPGTGDIQLTLSQQIPVTGTVLVTTPQDLALADARKGAAMFNKVNVPVLGVVENMSYHICSQCGATEHIFGMGGAEKMCQEFGLALLGQIPLHISMREDIDAGIPTVARRPDSEHAVYYKQLADKVCSTMFWQGKAKPDAINFTMVN, via the coding sequence ATGCATCAGTTCACTTCAAAACAAGATTTTTGTCATTGGTTTAACCAATTCCAGCATCCACAATTGGTGGAGGGTTGGGCAGATATTCACGGTGCGTTGAGCATCACTGCTCAGGGTGAGGTAGATATTACGTTGCCGTTTTCAAGCAATGAGCTTCCAGTTGCATTACATGATTGGATAAAACAGCAACAAGCTTCAGGTAGCGTACCCGAGTTTCCGTTCAATATTGAACAGAGTGTGAAAGCTCTGGAGACGCACGTTACTAACGCTGTAAAAGGCGTAAAAAACATTATTGCAGTCAGTTCGGCAAAAGGCGGGGTGGGTAAATCAACCACAGCAGTCAATCTGGCGCTTGCGATTGCTCATTCAGGTGCAAAGGTGGGGCTGCTCGATGCCGACATATACGGCCCTTCGGTGCCTATGATGCTTGGGCAAGAAGATGCTAGACCAGAAGTGCGAGATGCAAAATGGATGGAGCCTATTTTTGCACATGGGATCTATACTCATTCTATCGGTTATTTAGTCGATAAGTCGGAAGCTGCAATCTGGCGTGGGCCTATGGCCTCGAAGGCTTTGTCTCAGCTATTAACCGAAACGGATTGGCCTGAACTGGATTACTTGGTTATAGACATGCCACCGGGTACAGGCGATATCCAGCTTACGTTGTCGCAACAGATTCCGGTTACCGGAACGGTGTTGGTGACGACACCTCAGGACTTAGCCTTGGCAGATGCCCGCAAAGGTGCGGCAATGTTTAATAAAGTTAATGTGCCAGTCTTAGGTGTAGTCGAAAATATGAGCTATCACATTTGCAGTCAATGTGGAGCGACAGAGCATATCTTCGGCATGGGAGGCGCTGAAAAAATGTGCCAAGAATTCGGGTTAGCATTGTTGGGGCAAATTCCTTTGCATATTTCTATGCGTGAGGATATTGATGCAGGAATACCGACAGTAGCCAGACGACCGGACAGCGAGCATGCTGTTTACTACAAGCAGCTAGCCGATAAAGTTTGTAGCACGATGTTTTGGCAAGGCAAAGCTAAGCCAGATGCAATTAATTTTACAATGGTGAATTAA
- the udk gene encoding uridine kinase, with protein MSDNNQCVIVGIAGASASGKSLIARTIYNELREKVGDHQIGVITEDCYYNDQSHLSMEDRVKTNYDHPSALDHDLLCEHLEKLVRGEAVEVPEYSYTDHTRTSNTSTMTPKKVIILEGILLLTDPRLRDLMHATVFMDTPLDICLLRRVKRDVEERGRTMDSVLKQYQKTVRPMFMQFIEPSKQYADIIVPRGGKNRIAIDVLKAHIARLLKA; from the coding sequence ATGTCTGATAATAATCAATGCGTCATTGTAGGTATTGCCGGCGCTTCCGCTTCTGGAAAAAGTCTTATCGCGAGAACCATATATAACGAGCTTCGCGAGAAAGTAGGCGATCACCAAATCGGTGTTATCACTGAAGATTGCTACTACAACGACCAAAGCCACCTAAGCATGGAAGATCGAGTAAAGACTAACTACGATCACCCGAGTGCACTGGATCACGATCTGTTGTGTGAGCACCTTGAGAAGTTGGTTCGTGGCGAAGCAGTTGAAGTACCTGAGTACAGCTACACGGACCATACAAGAACGAGTAATACGTCTACAATGACGCCTAAAAAGGTAATCATTCTGGAAGGTATCCTTCTTCTTACTGATCCGCGTTTACGAGACCTGATGCATGCAACGGTATTTATGGATACACCATTAGATATCTGTTTGCTTCGCCGTGTTAAGCGTGACGTTGAAGAGCGTGGCCGCACGATGGACTCAGTACTGAAACAGTATCAAAAAACCGTTCGCCCGATGTTCATGCAGTTTATTGAACCTTCTAAGCAATATGCGGACATCATTGTTCCACGTGGTGGTAAAAACCGTATTGCCATTGATGTACTTAAAGCTCACATTGCAAGACTTTTGAAAGCTTAA